The Pirellulales bacterium genome includes the window TACTTTCCGGGCTGCGGCACATGGGCCACAAGTGGCGAGCCATCATTGTGGCCAGCCTATTTTTCGCCATCACTCACTCCATTTTCCAACAGTCGATCGGGGCCTTTGTGCTGGGGCTAATCATCGGCTACGTGGCCGTGCAGACTGGGAGCATTTTGCCCGGCATGCTCTTCCACATGACCCACAACAGTCTCGTCGTGGCGAGTATGTTCCTCACTGCGGAGGCGCTTGAGCGATACCCGCTGCTCTCGCATATCATTCGCAAGTCGCCGGACGGTGAGGGCTACCTCTGCAACGGACCAACAGTGGCAATCACGGGACTGATAGCCATCGGCCTATTGGTTTGGTTCCGACGTCTTCCCTACCCGAAATCGGCTGAAGAGCAATTGGAAGATGCCATCAAGCATCACGCCGGGCATGCGCCGTACGCCGGCAGCTGAAGCGTGATGGAATCCGATGGGAAACGTGGGCCGCATTAGCTTGGACGGCCGAACTCTCTGCTTACCGGCTTGTGGTCGATTCATTGGGCGAGGCCGCGCGCCATCGCAGGACGGCTTCGACCAGAATCACGAGTACAGCCACGACCATAAAGAGCGTGAAGAAGATGTTCAGGCTTCCTTGCACCAGCAGGCGCGTGTTGCTCTTCTCCCAGCCGTTCTCCAGCATCTTCTGGAAGGGTCCGGTGATCATCAGATAACCGGCAGTCATCGTCGAGGCCAGTACGAACATTAGCGGCAGAATCGTTAAAGGCGCATAACGACCCCGTCCGGCGTTGAACATCACCGTGGTCACAACGGTCAGCGCGATCACGGCCAACATTTGATTGGCGATACCGAACATCGGCCAGATCGTCTCGATCGATCCGGTCCAGATCAGCCCTCCCCAGGCCCCAGTGACCAGGGCCGTCGAAAGCACGGCGCCGGGCAGCCAATCGGTGCGGTCGAACGGCTTATAGATCTTGCCCAGAGCTTCTTGCAGCAAAAACCTCGCGATCCGCGTGCCGGTATCGATCGTGGTCAAGATAAACAGCGCTTCGAACATGATGGCGAAGTGATACCAATACTTGATGACTGCTTCGAGGTTCACGGCCCCTCCCGCCACGCGATGCATGGCCTCGGTAAAAATCTGCGACATACCCACCGCCAACGTTACGGCACCTCCGGTGCGGCCGCGCAGCGATTCGCCACCCACTTGCCGTTCGATCTCGGGCAGGTTGTCGGTCGACGCGCCCAACTCGGTCAACTTGTCTGCATACTGCTCGACTTTGGAGAGATCGATATTGATGGCCCAATAGTCCCCTTGCGGCAGCGACGCCGCGGCCAACAGCGCCACGATGCCGACCAGTCCTTCGATTAGCATGGCCCCGTAGCCGATCGTGCGAACCTGGCTCTCGCGGCCGATCATCTTGGGCGTTGTCCCCGACGAGACGAGCGCGTGAAAGCCCGAAATCGCTCCGCACATAATGCAGATAAAGCAAAACGGGAAGATCGGGCCGTTGAAGTACGGCCCGCCGCCCGAAGCAAACAGCGGGTTCACCGTGGGGGCCTGCAATTTGGGATTGGCCACCATCACC containing:
- a CDS encoding carbon starvation CstA family protein — encoded protein: IACTVPIALLIGLYMYKIRKGRVIEASLIGAVATLAATVAGNWIPGSALEPYFSLSREATIWAICVYGFVASVLPVWLLLCPRDYLSSFLKIGTVILLVAAVMVANPKLQAPTVNPLFASGGGPYFNGPIFPFCFICIMCGAISGFHALVSSGTTPKMIGRESQVRTIGYGAMLIEGLVGIVALLAAASLPQGDYWAINIDLSKVEQYADKLTELGASTDNLPEIERQVGGESLRGRTGGAVTLAVGMSQIFTEAMHRVAGGAVNLEAVIKYWYHFAIMFEALFILTTIDTGTRIARFLLQEALGKIYKPFDRTDWLPGAVLSTALVTGAWGGLIWTGSIETIWPMFGIANQMLAVIALTVVTTVMFNAGRGRYAPLTILPLMFVLASTMTAGYLMITGPFQKMLENGWEKSNTRLLVQGSLNIFFTLFMVVAVLVILVEAVLRWRAASPNESTTSR